The genomic interval AAGAACTAGTTATAAAATAAAGATAAAGTATAAAAAAAGTAAGAACATCGAGGTGATTCTATGGATATAAAAATCTTTCAGAAGACACAAAGAGATTTAGCAGCGACTATAAATGTTGTAATAGATAAATATTGGGAAGATGGAATAAGTGAAAATGAAATGATAGAAATTGTTCAGAAGTTATATAGCAATAATGATAGTAAGTTCTTGAAGGATGACCAATTTACTACTGTACTGCGTCAACAATGCGGTAAGCGCAGGTTAGAAGTGATTAGTAAGGTGTTGAACATTACCGTGCAACATCGTTAGATTGAGGTGTGGAATTGAATACTTTTTTAACAGAAAATGAAATAAGACAAACTGTAAATATATTAATAGACAAATATAACGTTAGTGATACGATGCTAATTAAATTTCTGGGTACAGATAAATACTTGCAAATTAACAAGATGCTAAATGATTTAGAAGAAGATGACCTAGATAAAAATAAATTAGCACGGATGGTTGTCATTGAGAAAGGTACATACCTGTTTTCAGGTAGTAATAATAACATCAGGGAACTAAGGTCGTATTTATTAAAACAAATTGATAATAAGACACTAAGTCAATTGTACGAAAGAAATCCAATAAGCAACAGGAAAATTCAATCCCCTTCATATATGCCAAATGCTTTAGCAGAAAAGAGATGGTCAATGGGAGGAAAATGGCCAAGAGACTTTGTTCAAACGCTTGGTTTTCCTTTGATTTTTTCAGGTATTTCAATTCCAAAGGACCATAGCACAGACCCTATTCAAGATATTGAACCAAGAAAAATGGTTCCGCCATTAGTCGAATATCAAAAAGGTCTAAAACAAAAGATGTTGTCTGTTCTGAATCAAGAAAAAGAAAAGACGAGATGCGTTGTTACTTTACCGACAGGTGGGGGTAAAACTAGAGTAGCAGTTGAAAGTTTCATAGATTGGATGCAACCCCGTTTTAATGAAGGAAAGTATTTATTATGGATTGCCCAAGGTGAAGAACTTTGTGAACAAGCAATATCATGTATATCGGATATGTGGCAAGAGAGAGAGTTTCCTGAGACATTGAGAGTTTATCGTTTTTTTGGCGGTAAGAAAATTAAAGAAGAGGATTTAATCGGTGGAGCTGTAATTGCAAGTATTCAACAATTATATACCCGAATCCAAAGTGAAGATAAAGCATTAGATGAAATATTAGCTAATTGTGGTGCAATGATTATTGATGAAGCACATCATGCTACGACAAAGAGCTATGAATTACTTATCAATAAAGCTAAGGAATTAGTAGGTGAAGATCTCTTTCCTATATGTGGGTTAACTGCTACACCAGGTCGAAGTAATGAAGAAACTATGACCCTTGTTGAACAATTTGAAGCTTATTTAATTCACCCATCTTTACCAGATATGAAGCGCTATGAAGTAAATCCTCTCTTATACTTTAGGGAAGAAGGATATTTAGCTGAACCATTGTTTTTACTTCATGAAGATGGTGAAGAGATTGAAGTTACAAACGATATGATGGATAGTGAACAAGATGATATAAATAACGAATTCCTTAATATTTTAGCAAAAGATGAAAAAAGAAATTTTCAAATAATAGAGTATATGATGGATATAGCAGTAGGTTCATCTTCTTTAGTCTATGCATGTACCGTTGAGCATGCGGAATTCCTAGCATTAATGATGAATTCAGTTGGGAGAAAATCAGCTGTTATTTCTGCAGATACTCCAAAACCTATTAGACGAATGCATATTTCGGCGTTTAAGAAAGGTGAAATAGAATTCTTATTTAACTACGGAGTGTTAACAACAGGATTTGATGCTCCAAAAACAGATCATATTCTTATTTGTCGTCCAACTTCTAGTATTATTCTTTATG from Niallia sp. FSL W8-0635 carries:
- a CDS encoding TIGR04540 family protein, which encodes MDIKIFQKTQRDLAATINVVIDKYWEDGISENEMIEIVQKLYSNNDSKFLKDDQFTTVLRQQCGKRRLEVISKVLNITVQHR
- a CDS encoding DEAD/DEAH box helicase, which codes for MNTFLTENEIRQTVNILIDKYNVSDTMLIKFLGTDKYLQINKMLNDLEEDDLDKNKLARMVVIEKGTYLFSGSNNNIRELRSYLLKQIDNKTLSQLYERNPISNRKIQSPSYMPNALAEKRWSMGGKWPRDFVQTLGFPLIFSGISIPKDHSTDPIQDIEPRKMVPPLVEYQKGLKQKMLSVLNQEKEKTRCVVTLPTGGGKTRVAVESFIDWMQPRFNEGKYLLWIAQGEELCEQAISCISDMWQEREFPETLRVYRFFGGKKIKEEDLIGGAVIASIQQLYTRIQSEDKALDEILANCGAMIIDEAHHATTKSYELLINKAKELVGEDLFPICGLTATPGRSNEETMTLVEQFEAYLIHPSLPDMKRYEVNPLLYFREEGYLAEPLFLLHEDGEEIEVTNDMMDSEQDDINNEFLNILAKDEKRNFQIIEYMMDIAVGSSSLVYACTVEHAEFLALMMNSVGRKSAVISADTPKPIRRMHISAFKKGEIEFLFNYGVLTTGFDAPKTDHILICRPTSSIILYEQMVGRGLRGEKFGGTKYCKVVDFSRNIKRHGEPLAYARFIKEWQVKEVKDFDGVMV